A portion of the Panulirus ornatus isolate Po-2019 chromosome 43, ASM3632096v1, whole genome shotgun sequence genome contains these proteins:
- the LOC139762264 gene encoding uncharacterized protein: MTVIQRRDVEILVSQAQVVLGAGGNGKAFLVPWQEERAVLKVSHKAEDNKLMQEAQHMAHLEGAGGVPRLYATCENPPSIVMSYAGRSTLEDVLRGNNPQGRFDLLQLALLVGHRLQEMHDKGIIHNDLKNDNVIVSGDPQAPQVSIIDLGFACVEHQNLGLNSSPGKCLWIAPEVRSGQPSTTASDVYSYAFLLSQIIKQVYRSRRSRLATIVKQAKKEDPSARPTLDLIMKDLQYAIDRSLAA; the protein is encoded by the coding sequence ATGACTGTAATTCAGAGAAGAGACGTGGAAATTCTCGTCTCCCAAGCACAGGTGGTCTTGGGTGCTGGGGGGAACGGGAAGGCCTTCCTTGTTCCGTGGCAGGAGGAAAGAGCCGTGCTGAAGGTCTCTCACAAAGCTGAGGATAACAAACTCATGCAAGAGGCCCAACACATGGCTCACCTTGAAGGAGCCGGAGGTGTCCCTAGGCTTTATGCTACCTGCGAAAACCCACCGTCCATTGTGATGAGCTACGCGGGCCGATCGACTCTCGAGGATGTCTTGAGGGGCAACAATCCACAAGGTCGCTTCGATCTCCTGCAGCTGGCACTGTTGGTTGGACACAGACTGCAGGAGATGCACGACAAAGGGATAATCCACAATGATCTGAAGAACGATAATGTGATCGTGAGCGGCGATCCTCAGGCGCCCCAAGTGAGCATCATTGATCTGGGGTTTGCCTGTGTCGAACACCAGAACCTGGGCCTCAACTCCTCTCCTGGTAAATGCCTATGGATTGCGCCAGAGGTGAGGTCTGGCCAACCCAGCACCACGGCGTCTGACGTGTACTCCTATGCCTTCCTCCTGAGTCAGATTATCAAACAAGTTTACCGGAGTCGCCGCTCACGCTTGGCCACTATTGTCAAACAGGCTAAAAAGGAGGATCCCTCTGCTCGACCCACATTGGACCTTATTATGAAAGACTTgcaatatgccatcgacaggagTTTGGCAGCATGA